Proteins co-encoded in one Nonlabens agnitus genomic window:
- a CDS encoding CFI-box-CTERM domain-containing protein: MNNENIYLSGKTFSQGDDDMLDAIATFEVGDHHQAQVYYDSGIPEFDKLFYPEGYIKLGYVCQLLASIDGITLYFSKKVRDETRELAGAHIHRTNILDYETEENNNLVFVKEEFLKHKAKLLGKSAFGLVGSLTGHIADEFTVVNTEEYEGHKLTLNYENEQGAVQKLVLYCSSEFLPNITLFLNTYWKSALPKELIESQNSSNNSNCFIATACYKDLYSEEVIAFRKYRDEELKKSMWGRAFIRLYYKLSPLVLNLYIKMIKSQNL; the protein is encoded by the coding sequence TTGAATAACGAAAATATATATCTATCTGGGAAAACTTTTTCTCAAGGAGATGATGATATGCTTGATGCTATTGCTACATTTGAAGTAGGCGACCATCATCAAGCACAAGTTTATTACGATTCTGGAATTCCAGAATTTGATAAGTTATTTTACCCTGAAGGATACATAAAATTAGGATATGTCTGTCAACTTTTAGCGAGTATTGATGGAATAACTTTATATTTTAGTAAAAAAGTAAGAGATGAAACTCGTGAACTTGCTGGTGCACATATACATCGTACGAATATTTTAGATTACGAAACTGAAGAAAATAATAATTTGGTATTTGTAAAAGAAGAGTTTCTAAAACATAAAGCAAAACTTTTAGGAAAGAGTGCTTTCGGTTTAGTTGGCTCTTTGACTGGACATATCGCAGATGAATTTACGGTTGTAAATACCGAAGAATATGAAGGCCACAAATTAACTTTAAATTACGAGAATGAACAAGGTGCTGTACAAAAGCTAGTATTGTACTGTTCAAGCGAGTTTTTACCTAACATTACCTTGTTCCTCAATACATATTGGAAGTCAGCATTGCCAAAAGAATTGATAGAGTCGCAAAATTCATCAAATAATTCAAACTGTTTTATAGCAACAGCCTGTTATAAAGATTTATATTCAGAAGAAGTCATAGCTTTCAGAAAATATCGTGATGAAGAATTGAAAAAATCAATGTGGGGTAGAGCTTTTATTAGATTATATTATAAATTAAGTCCGTTAGTTTTAAATTTATATATAAAAATGATAAAGTCTCAAAACTTATAA
- a CDS encoding DUF6368 family protein: MPKCYIGFMAWTNQKFGHKFIAEVMSKVMEIENGFVDFSTAIDPDFTKNKEKIRTLVSKVGGKIMELEYKTGNDQIWFTHLTDKEFLNNWIEHKKFYIPK; the protein is encoded by the coding sequence ATTCCAAAATGTTATATCGGATTTATGGCTTGGACCAACCAAAAATTCGGACATAAATTTATTGCGGAAGTGATGTCCAAAGTAATGGAAATTGAAAACGGATTTGTGGATTTTTCGACAGCAATTGACCCTGATTTTACGAAAAACAAAGAGAAAATAAGAACGTTGGTATCAAAAGTTGGCGGAAAAATAATGGAATTAGAATATAAAACTGGAAATGACCAAATTTGGTTCACACATTTGACTGACAAAGAATTTTTAAACAACTGGATTGAACATAAAAAGTTCTACATACCGAAATAA
- a CDS encoding amidohydrolase family protein produces MKKLIYIASLLVAATGFAQQAPAPVQKTAVRIMNGTAHLGNGQVIENSVIEFEDGKLTIVGDATTMRLAAPKGEVIDASGKHIYPGMIAANTTLGLVEVDAVGASDDEREIGTYNPHIRSIIAYNAESKIVETMRPNGILLAQITPRGGRVSGKSSVVHMDAWNWEDAAVRMDDGIHVNWPRSFARSGSWPNYGPIEPAKDYDEQVEELRLFLNKAKAYAKTKNPDNVDLKLQAMGTAMAGTTNMYVHVSGEKAVIDVLAFAKANNLTNNLVLVGAEGSEKIAKDIAAAGVPVLAARVHSLPSRDDEDYDMPYKFPKLLADAGVLVGLENSGSMERHQVRNVPFYAGTVAGFGLDIEKALMMVTLNPAKILGIDKEYGSLEQGKSATLFISEGNALDMRTNKLTRAFIDGRDVSLDTRQKELYERYMEKYSRED; encoded by the coding sequence ATGAAAAAACTAATATATATCGCAAGCTTGCTCGTCGCGGCGACTGGCTTTGCACAACAGGCACCGGCACCCGTGCAAAAAACGGCCGTGCGTATCATGAATGGTACGGCACATTTGGGTAACGGTCAGGTCATTGAGAATTCGGTTATTGAATTTGAAGATGGTAAGTTGACTATTGTTGGTGATGCCACCACTATGAGACTCGCAGCACCTAAAGGCGAAGTGATCGATGCCAGCGGCAAACATATCTATCCAGGAATGATCGCGGCAAACACGACGCTGGGATTGGTAGAGGTTGACGCTGTAGGTGCCAGTGATGACGAGCGTGAGATAGGAACCTACAATCCGCACATACGTAGCATTATCGCCTACAATGCAGAAAGTAAGATCGTAGAAACCATGCGTCCCAACGGGATACTACTGGCACAGATCACACCACGTGGTGGTCGTGTTTCGGGTAAATCCAGTGTGGTGCACATGGACGCTTGGAACTGGGAAGATGCCGCCGTACGCATGGACGATGGTATCCACGTGAACTGGCCGCGCAGCTTTGCCCGTTCTGGTTCCTGGCCCAACTATGGACCTATCGAACCGGCTAAGGATTATGACGAGCAGGTAGAAGAATTACGCCTGTTTCTCAACAAGGCCAAGGCCTATGCCAAAACTAAAAATCCAGACAATGTGGATTTAAAACTACAGGCGATGGGAACGGCCATGGCAGGAACGACTAATATGTACGTTCATGTGAGTGGTGAGAAAGCGGTGATTGACGTTCTCGCTTTCGCGAAAGCGAACAACCTGACCAACAATCTCGTACTGGTAGGCGCAGAAGGATCTGAAAAGATCGCCAAAGACATCGCTGCCGCTGGCGTGCCTGTACTTGCCGCACGTGTGCACAGCTTGCCGTCCAGAGACGATGAGGATTATGACATGCCGTACAAATTCCCGAAGCTGCTGGCCGATGCTGGTGTTTTGGTAGGTCTGGAAAACTCAGGTAGCATGGAACGCCACCAGGTGCGTAACGTGCCTTTTTATGCGGGCACCGTCGCGGGTTTTGGGCTGGATATCGAGAAGGCGTTGATGATGGTGACGCTGAATCCCGCCAAGATTTTGGGCATTGATAAGGAGTACGGCTCGCTGGAACAAGGCAAGAGCGCGACCCTATTTATCTCTGAAGGCAATGCGCTGGACATGAGAACCAATAAGTTGACCAGAGCCTTTATCGATGGTCGTGATGTCTCACTGGACACGCGCCAGAAGGAACTGTATGAACGCTATATGGAGAAATACTCGCGCGAGGATTAA